A genomic stretch from Anaerolineae bacterium includes:
- the rsmG gene encoding 16S rRNA (guanine(527)-N(7))-methyltransferase RsmG, with translation MERLRQGARQMGIELTEEQLTCFRRFSDLLLEWNRRFNLTAMDSPEQVEVRHFLDSLSCLTVLSQLASEEGAPHLSTSPAAIDVGTGAGFPGLALKIAWPALRLTLLEATGKKVRFLEHVIAELGLRNVIAIHGRAEELAHQPEHRAVYDLALARAVASLSPLLELTLPFLRLHGWLLAWKGPAAAAEAMASERALAVLGGRLHCIFPVEVPYLAEERFIVAVQKAHPTPEQFPRRAGVPVRRPL, from the coding sequence ATGGAGCGGCTGCGACAGGGAGCCCGCCAGATGGGGATCGAATTAACCGAGGAGCAGCTCACGTGCTTCCGGCGTTTCAGCGATCTTTTGCTGGAATGGAACCGCCGCTTTAACCTCACAGCCATGGATAGCCCTGAGCAGGTAGAGGTCCGTCACTTTCTGGACTCGTTGAGCTGCCTTACAGTGCTCTCTCAGCTCGCCTCAGAGGAAGGAGCACCCCATCTGAGTACATCGCCTGCCGCAATTGACGTGGGAACTGGAGCCGGCTTTCCCGGGTTAGCCCTCAAGATCGCTTGGCCCGCTCTGCGCCTAACGCTGTTGGAGGCCACTGGAAAGAAGGTGCGGTTTCTAGAACATGTGATCGCCGAGTTGGGACTGCGCAACGTGATCGCCATCCATGGCCGGGCCGAGGAGTTGGCTCATCAGCCAGAACATCGGGCCGTCTATGACTTGGCTTTAGCCCGCGCGGTGGCTTCTCTCAGCCCCCTGCTGGAGCTGACCTTGCCGTTTTTGCGCCTTCATGGCTGGCTGTTGGCCTGGAAGGGGCCCGCCGCAGCGGCGGAGGCCATGGCCTCCGAGCGGGCGCTAGCTGTGTTAGGTGGTCGCTTGCATTGCATCTTTCCCGTTGAGGTGCCCTATCTGGCCGAGGAGCGGTTCATCGTCGCGGTGCAGAAAGCGCACCCCACACCTGAACAGTTTCCTCGTCGGGCTGGTGTGCCCGTACGCCGACCGCTGTAA
- a CDS encoding GNAT family N-acetyltransferase, giving the protein MIEKARAEDGQQIRELTAQVNAFSPTDVACVEELWNAYLGQGEASGYSFLVYRESSRVVGFACFGPAPLTKGTFDLYWIAVDPASRGRGIGHALLERVEAEVQARGGRLLVVETSSTPAYAPARRFYEECGYHYAAVIHDFYAPGDDLIIFEKEFLPHSTSLAKEGGNTSAPEGTASALISGG; this is encoded by the coding sequence ATGATCGAGAAAGCGCGAGCAGAAGATGGCCAGCAAATTCGTGAGCTAACAGCTCAAGTCAACGCCTTTAGCCCAACAGATGTGGCATGTGTCGAGGAGCTGTGGAACGCTTACCTTGGGCAAGGAGAGGCCAGCGGATACTCGTTCTTGGTTTACCGGGAGAGTTCACGGGTGGTGGGGTTCGCCTGCTTTGGCCCAGCTCCGCTCACTAAAGGTACCTTTGATCTATATTGGATTGCCGTGGATCCGGCAAGCCGTGGGCGTGGAATTGGCCATGCCCTACTAGAACGAGTGGAAGCCGAGGTACAGGCCCGTGGTGGACGTCTTCTGGTGGTGGAAACGTCGAGCACGCCGGCCTATGCGCCCGCTCGGCGCTTCTACGAGGAATGCGGTTATCACTATGCAGCAGTGATTCATGATTTCTACGCCCCTGGGGACGACCTCATCATCTTTGAGAAGGAGTTCCTCCCCCATTCCACCTCCCTGGCAAAAGAAGGCGGAAACACGTCAGCGCCGGAAGGCACAGCCAGTGCGCTCATAAGCGGGGGCTGA
- a CDS encoding DUF1028 domain-containing protein: protein MSAYPHAHTFSIVARDPATGEMGVAVQSHWFSVGSIVPWGEAGVGVVATQSFVEVSYGPLGLELLKAGRTPEEALRGLLAADPHPEVRQVAMLDAQGRVAVHTGKSCIPFAGHQVGREYAVQANLMAGPEVWPAMARAFENASGDLAERLLAALEAGQEAGGDVRGRQSAAILIVQGTSTGRPWADRVMDLRVEDHPDPISELRRLVRLARAYRYSNQGDVLMADGKIEQALQAYAESAKLAPEIKELAFWQAVTLANVGRIQEAREILREVFAAEPQWIGLLDYLPGVGLLPADPRVVGALKAAATPP, encoded by the coding sequence TTGTCAGCTTATCCTCACGCGCACACTTTCTCCATCGTAGCCCGTGATCCGGCCACAGGCGAAATGGGTGTGGCCGTGCAATCCCATTGGTTCTCGGTAGGATCAATAGTCCCGTGGGGGGAGGCCGGAGTCGGCGTGGTTGCCACTCAGTCCTTCGTGGAAGTGAGCTATGGGCCGCTGGGCCTAGAGCTGCTCAAGGCGGGCAGGACACCAGAGGAGGCGTTGCGGGGCCTTCTGGCTGCGGATCCGCACCCAGAAGTGCGCCAGGTGGCGATGCTGGATGCCCAGGGGCGGGTGGCGGTGCACACGGGGAAGTCCTGCATCCCGTTCGCTGGTCACCAGGTGGGCCGGGAGTATGCCGTACAAGCCAACCTGATGGCCGGACCTGAAGTCTGGCCGGCCATGGCGAGAGCGTTCGAAAACGCCTCAGGCGACCTGGCGGAGCGCCTTCTGGCGGCGTTAGAGGCAGGGCAGGAGGCTGGCGGTGACGTCCGTGGCCGACAATCCGCGGCCATCCTGATCGTCCAGGGCACCTCGACTGGGCGTCCGTGGGCCGACCGCGTGATGGACCTGCGAGTTGAGGATCACCCAGATCCCATCTCCGAGCTACGTCGCCTGGTCAGGCTGGCCCGAGCCTATCGCTATTCTAACCAGGGAGATGTCCTGATGGCGGATGGGAAGATCGAACAGGCGCTGCAGGCCTATGCCGAGTCGGCTAAGTTAGCTCCAGAGATTAAGGAGTTAGCGTTCTGGCAGGCAGTGACCCTCGCCAACGTCGGGCGGATCCAGGAAGCTAGAGAGATCTTGCGCGAGGTGTTCGCCGCAGAGCCTCAGTGGATCGGCCTGTTGGATTACTTGCCAGGGGTGGGGCTTCTGCCAGCCGATCCCAGAGTGGTAGGGGCGCTGAAAGCGGCCGCCACTCCCCCATAA
- a CDS encoding quinone oxidoreductase, with protein sequence MKAVRVHSFGGPEVLTYEEIPLPEPGPGEARVRIEAAGVNFIDIYHRTGQYRGQLPMTLGMEAAGVVDVVGAGVTEVRPGDRVAYAMQQGSYAEYAIVPAWKLVPVPDAIDTQSAAAVMLQGMTAHYLTYSTYPLQPGDIALVHAAAGGVGLLLVQLAKRRGARVIGTVSTEEKARLAQEMGADEVVLYTQADFEAEVRRLTSGRGVDVVYDSVGRATFDKSLNCLRPRGYLVLYGQSSGAVPPLDPQVLNTKGSLFLTRPSLGHYAATREELLGRANDLFQWMMDGALAVRIDQTYPLSEAAAAHRYMEGRQTKGKVLLIP encoded by the coding sequence ATGAAAGCAGTTCGCGTACACTCGTTCGGTGGCCCCGAGGTGCTGACTTATGAGGAGATTCCGCTGCCGGAGCCAGGCCCGGGCGAGGCGCGGGTGAGGATTGAGGCGGCAGGAGTTAACTTCATTGATATCTATCACCGTACAGGCCAGTACCGGGGGCAGTTGCCTATGACCCTGGGGATGGAAGCCGCCGGCGTGGTGGATGTCGTCGGCGCCGGGGTCACCGAGGTGCGGCCGGGCGACCGCGTCGCCTACGCCATGCAGCAGGGCTCATACGCCGAGTACGCCATCGTCCCCGCCTGGAAGCTGGTGCCGGTGCCCGACGCGATAGACACTCAATCGGCGGCCGCGGTCATGTTACAGGGGATGACGGCACACTATCTGACCTACAGCACCTATCCGCTCCAGCCAGGGGATATAGCGCTGGTACACGCAGCGGCGGGTGGCGTCGGGCTGTTGCTGGTGCAGTTGGCCAAGCGGCGAGGAGCGCGGGTAATCGGCACCGTCTCTACTGAAGAGAAGGCACGCCTGGCCCAGGAAATGGGCGCAGATGAGGTGGTCCTGTACACCCAGGCCGATTTTGAGGCAGAAGTGCGACGGCTTACCAGTGGCCGAGGCGTGGACGTCGTCTATGATTCGGTGGGCAGGGCGACCTTTGACAAAAGCTTGAATTGTCTCCGGCCGCGCGGCTACCTGGTGCTCTATGGACAATCCAGTGGCGCTGTACCGCCGCTCGATCCGCAGGTGCTGAACACCAAAGGTTCCCTCTTTCTGACCCGGCCCAGCCTGGGGCATTACGCTGCCACACGGGAAGAGCTGCTGGGACGGGCGAACGATCTGTTCCAGTGGATGATGGATGGCGCATTGGCCGTGCGGATTGACCAGACGTACCCTCTGTCGGAAGCGGCTGCAGCGCATCGGTACATGGAAGGCCGGCAGACGAAAGGGAAAGTTTTGTTGATCCCGTGA
- a CDS encoding DUF4013 domain-containing protein, which yields MDIGKAFGFVFEDPEWLIKVLVGGLVILGGVLLSPILVGFFLLFVLEGYSIQLLKNVRDGLKHPLPRWDNWGDKAVKGLKLFVIFLIWAIPIIAVSLVSFVISALAADNQDLTPVAAAASICLACVSFLWGIWLAVLSPAICVRFAETEQISAGFELSRLLAFIRDNLGDIIVAVLISLVASIVALIAGFILCAIGLLFTGFWAGLVQFHLFGQIARRDAARRAASPVMA from the coding sequence ATGGACATTGGCAAGGCTTTCGGCTTCGTCTTCGAAGACCCCGAGTGGTTAATCAAGGTGCTGGTCGGTGGCCTCGTGATCCTGGGCGGGGTACTGCTCAGCCCGATCCTGGTCGGATTCTTCCTTCTGTTCGTCCTGGAGGGGTATTCCATCCAACTATTGAAGAATGTCCGAGACGGCCTGAAACATCCTTTGCCGCGCTGGGACAACTGGGGGGACAAGGCCGTCAAAGGTCTCAAGCTCTTCGTTATCTTCCTGATCTGGGCGATCCCGATCATCGCCGTATCGTTGGTGTCCTTTGTGATCTCAGCCCTGGCCGCTGACAACCAGGATCTTACCCCTGTAGCCGCCGCAGCCTCTATTTGTCTCGCATGCGTATCTTTCCTGTGGGGTATCTGGTTAGCCGTGCTCTCGCCGGCCATTTGTGTCCGCTTTGCGGAGACCGAACAGATCAGCGCTGGTTTTGAGCTGAGCAGGCTTTTGGCTTTCATTCGCGACAACCTTGGCGACATCATCGTTGCCGTGTTGATCAGCCTGGTCGCCAGCATAGTGGCTTTGATCGCCGGCTTTATCCTCTGCGCCATCGGCCTGTTGTTCACTGGCTTCTGGGCAGGGTTAGTGCAATTCCACCTGTTCGGCCAGATCGCCCGGCGTGATGCGGCCCGGCGCGCCGCATCACCGGTGATGGCATAA
- a CDS encoding YjhG/YagF family D-xylonate dehydratase, with product MKAAFISMDSSDPSIYAVRTHAPGPAGRLPLDAEYLLHAPSGEIFGLTQDVGMGWDPAQLRRKEFLILSTQGGIRAPDGSPIALGYHTGHWEVGLLMQAAAEEFRRQGCIPFAGFVSDPCDGRTQGTTGMFDSLPYRNDAAIVLRRLIRSLPTRRGVMGVATCDKGLPAMMMALAAQRRLPCIVVPGGVTLPPTEGEDAGKVQSLGARFAHGLITLEEAAELGCRACASPGGGCQFLGTAATSQVVCEALGLSLTHSALTPSGQPIWLDMARRSAQALMALEEAGITIADILTEDSIHNAMVTHAAFGGSTNLLLHIPAIAHAAGLRRPTLEDWARINRMVPRLVDVLPNGPVGHPTVRVFLAGGVPEVMLHLRDLGLLRLDTLTVQGRPLGEMLEMWERSERRQRLRERLRSEDGVDPDEVIMSPQRARERGLTSTVTFPVGNLAPEGSVIKSTAIDPSVVDPDGVYRKIGPARVFTNERAAIAAVKGLNDRPIRPGDVIVLIGRGPMGSGMEEVYQLTAALRHLPWGKEVALITDARFSGVSTGACIGHVSPEALAGGPIGRVREGDTIQIIIDCVHLTGSVNLIGHDGRRYSPEEGAAVLASRDPHPDLTSDPDLPDDTRLWAALQNASGGTWGGCVYDVEAIIELLEAGRKALGR from the coding sequence ATGAAAGCTGCGTTCATCTCAATGGATTCCTCAGATCCTAGCATCTATGCTGTCCGCACTCATGCCCCCGGGCCAGCAGGCCGGCTTCCCCTCGACGCGGAGTATTTACTTCATGCACCCAGCGGCGAGATCTTCGGCCTCACTCAAGATGTCGGCATGGGCTGGGACCCCGCTCAACTCCGCCGGAAGGAGTTTCTGATCCTAAGCACTCAAGGTGGCATCCGCGCCCCTGATGGCAGCCCCATCGCCCTAGGCTATCACACCGGCCACTGGGAGGTCGGACTGTTGATGCAAGCTGCAGCGGAGGAGTTCCGCCGCCAGGGGTGTATTCCCTTCGCCGGTTTCGTCTCCGACCCCTGCGATGGGCGGACCCAGGGCACAACTGGCATGTTCGACAGCCTGCCCTACCGTAACGATGCGGCGATCGTGCTGCGCCGGCTCATCCGTTCCCTGCCCACGCGGCGCGGGGTAATGGGGGTGGCCACCTGCGATAAAGGGCTGCCCGCCATGATGATGGCGTTGGCAGCGCAACGCAGGCTGCCCTGTATTGTGGTGCCCGGCGGCGTCACCCTGCCTCCGACAGAGGGCGAGGACGCCGGCAAGGTTCAATCGCTGGGTGCCCGCTTCGCCCATGGGCTGATCACCCTAGAGGAGGCCGCCGAGCTGGGCTGCCGCGCCTGCGCCTCGCCTGGCGGGGGGTGTCAGTTTCTGGGCACCGCGGCCACCAGTCAGGTTGTGTGCGAGGCGCTGGGCCTCTCCCTGACCCACTCAGCCCTTACGCCATCTGGCCAGCCGATCTGGCTTGATATGGCGCGGCGCTCGGCGCAGGCGTTGATGGCTCTGGAAGAGGCTGGCATCACGATCGCCGACATCCTGACCGAGGACTCGATCCACAATGCGATGGTCACCCATGCCGCGTTTGGCGGCAGCACCAATCTGTTGCTGCATATCCCAGCCATCGCCCACGCAGCGGGGTTGCGACGGCCGACGTTGGAGGACTGGGCGCGGATCAACCGCATGGTGCCGCGGTTGGTAGACGTGTTGCCCAACGGGCCAGTAGGCCATCCCACGGTGCGCGTGTTTCTGGCTGGCGGCGTGCCCGAGGTGATGCTGCATCTGCGTGATCTGGGGCTGCTACGTCTGGACACGCTGACCGTGCAGGGCCGGCCCCTGGGTGAGATGCTAGAGATGTGGGAGCGCAGCGAACGACGCCAACGGCTGCGCGAGCGGCTACGAAGCGAGGATGGGGTGGACCCTGACGAGGTGATCATGAGCCCGCAACGAGCGCGTGAACGGGGGCTTACCAGCACCGTCACATTTCCGGTGGGCAACTTGGCCCCGGAGGGCTCTGTGATCAAGAGCACAGCGATTGATCCCAGCGTAGTGGATCCCGACGGCGTCTATCGCAAGATCGGCCCCGCGCGTGTCTTCACCAACGAACGGGCAGCCATCGCCGCTGTCAAAGGGCTGAACGACCGGCCAATCCGGCCAGGGGACGTCATCGTGCTGATTGGTCGGGGGCCGATGGGGTCCGGCATGGAAGAGGTTTACCAGCTCACGGCGGCCTTACGGCACCTGCCCTGGGGCAAGGAGGTGGCGCTCATCACCGATGCCCGGTTCAGCGGGGTGAGCACGGGCGCGTGCATCGGCCATGTGAGTCCGGAAGCGCTGGCCGGCGGCCCCATTGGCCGCGTGCGCGAAGGGGACACGATCCAGATCATTATTGATTGCGTTCACTTGACGGGGAGCGTGAACCTGATCGGCCATGATGGGCGGCGGTACAGTCCAGAGGAAGGGGCGGCTGTGTTAGCGTCGCGAGACCCACATCCCGACCTAACCTCTGATCCCGACCTGCCCGATGACACACGCCTATGGGCAGCGCTACAGAACGCCAGCGGCGGCACCTGGGGCGGTTGCGTATACGATGTAGAGGCGATCATCGAGCTCTTGGAGGCGGGGAGGAAGGCTCTTGGGAGATAG
- a CDS encoding ATP-grasp domain-containing protein: protein MRTDIKEPPPGVVVLYNRSERLIKGQAHDLLAEQGVITCAQAVAEALLTAGYRVVQVPILTDVELALAPYPPTEWVVFNLGEGVEGRLFEEARIAWALEAMGYRFTGSDGDAMVLSINKVRGRKALAAAGVPIPPGRFFRHPSEITPESLVGLSFPLIVKPAAEHGSIGIEAESVVYTLSQLRDRVAYVVECYRQAALVEAFIPGREFSVSVWGEPPEVLPPSESDFSALADSHLRILSFSAKWDSRSFEYTHIQSRCPAPITPALRAHLSSLARRAWAAIGCRGYARMDTRLADDGTVYVIEVNTNPDLSPDAGFAIAAQAAGYTYTQMVVRILELALKQKDSCI from the coding sequence GTGCGAACGGACATAAAGGAGCCACCTCCAGGAGTCGTAGTCCTGTACAATCGCAGTGAGCGCTTGATAAAAGGGCAAGCGCACGATCTATTAGCCGAGCAAGGGGTGATCACTTGCGCTCAGGCGGTAGCTGAAGCGCTCCTGACAGCCGGATATCGGGTAGTGCAGGTGCCCATCCTCACCGACGTGGAGCTAGCGTTAGCTCCATATCCTCCGACTGAGTGGGTGGTCTTCAATCTAGGCGAGGGGGTGGAAGGTCGACTCTTCGAAGAGGCACGCATTGCCTGGGCGTTAGAGGCCATGGGATATCGCTTTACAGGCTCCGATGGCGATGCCATGGTGCTTTCCATTAACAAGGTCCGTGGCCGTAAAGCGCTGGCAGCGGCCGGAGTGCCGATCCCGCCGGGAAGGTTTTTCCGCCATCCCTCTGAGATCACACCAGAATCCCTTGTTGGCTTGAGCTTCCCTCTGATCGTCAAGCCGGCCGCTGAGCATGGCAGCATTGGGATCGAGGCGGAATCGGTGGTCTACACTCTCTCTCAACTCCGCGATCGCGTGGCGTATGTGGTGGAATGCTATCGTCAGGCCGCTCTGGTTGAGGCGTTTATTCCAGGTCGTGAGTTCAGCGTCTCGGTGTGGGGCGAGCCACCCGAGGTCCTTCCGCCTTCTGAATCGGACTTCAGTGCCCTTGCTGATTCCCACCTACGCATTTTATCTTTTTCTGCGAAATGGGATTCGCGCTCCTTTGAGTACACTCATATCCAGTCCCGGTGTCCAGCCCCAATCACGCCGGCTCTTCGGGCACATCTGTCGAGCCTTGCGCGGCGGGCCTGGGCGGCTATCGGCTGTCGCGGATATGCTCGTATGGATACGCGGCTGGCTGATGATGGGACGGTTTATGTGATCGAGGTCAACACCAACCCGGATTTGTCCCCCGATGCTGGATTTGCCATTGCAGCTCAGGCAGCCGGATATACCTACACGCAAATGGTCGTGCGAATTCTGGAGCTAGCCTTGAAGCAAAAGGATTCATGTATATGA
- a CDS encoding HAD family hydrolase encodes MTDDWLEVLNPSASVGYVRHALFDFDGTISTIRQGWEEIMRPLMVEMICEGAEVSAERRAAIEAEVAEYVDRSTGILTIRQMEWLEEAVRRHRLTRQPRTAREYKAIYNERLLRPVRERLGRLMRGEVTADDLMIAGARRFLEALVTHGVILYLASGSDHVYVVEEAGALRIAPLFAGGIYGALDETEAHDKARIIQRILDEHGLRGPELLVVGDGPVEIREAKARGALALGVASDEIHRRGWNERKRQRLIRAGADLLIPDFTQADELIRLLLSRP; translated from the coding sequence ATGACCGATGACTGGCTAGAAGTCCTGAACCCATCCGCTTCTGTCGGCTACGTACGCCATGCCCTCTTCGACTTTGACGGCACGATCTCCACCATTCGCCAGGGATGGGAGGAGATCATGCGGCCGCTGATGGTGGAGATGATCTGCGAGGGCGCAGAGGTCTCGGCCGAGCGGCGGGCGGCCATCGAGGCCGAGGTAGCCGAATACGTGGACCGCTCCACCGGTATCCTGACAATCCGGCAGATGGAATGGCTGGAGGAGGCGGTGCGCCGACACAGGCTGACCCGGCAGCCGCGCACCGCGCGGGAATACAAGGCGATCTACAACGAGCGTCTGCTGCGGCCAGTGCGCGAGCGATTGGGCCGCCTGATGCGCGGCGAAGTCACCGCGGACGATTTGATGATCGCCGGCGCCCGGCGCTTCCTAGAGGCGCTGGTGACGCACGGCGTCATCCTCTATCTAGCATCAGGGTCCGATCACGTCTATGTAGTGGAAGAAGCTGGCGCGCTGAGGATTGCGCCGCTGTTCGCCGGCGGCATCTACGGCGCGCTGGACGAGACCGAAGCGCATGACAAGGCGCGGATCATCCAGCGCATCCTGGACGAGCACGGCCTGCGTGGGCCTGAACTGTTGGTGGTCGGCGATGGGCCGGTGGAGATACGCGAGGCGAAAGCGCGCGGCGCCCTCGCGCTGGGCGTGGCGTCAGACGAGATCCATCGGCGCGGCTGGAACGAGCGGAAACGACAGCGGCTCATCCGCGCCGGAGCTGACCTGCTGATCCCAGACTTTACCCAGGCGGATGAGCTGATTCGCCTGCTCTTGAGCAGGCCCTAA